The following are from one region of the Primulina eburnea isolate SZY01 chromosome 17, ASM2296580v1, whole genome shotgun sequence genome:
- the LOC140817928 gene encoding uncharacterized protein: MGDADRVRCSTYIFRDDASLWWEGAEHGIDLATLTCVRFKVIFYEKYFTADIRGCLMREFMSLRQGDTSVAEFVRKFDRRCYFVPLIARDAAEKLRHFLDGLRPTIQCDVMMMRSTDYVTATTYACQAEQALKDMQQNRQQHQPHSQPNKKPYMGPPRLQGRIFILDVATYALLDSGATHSFISETFFKRLNIVPEDMGLGFKVSIPTGDQMITSSIINNMELRLQKYVIQADLIVLPMPEFGIILGMDWLSLNGASIDF, from the exons ATGGGAGACGCTGACCGAGTTAGGTGTTCTACTTATATTTTTAGAGATGATGCTTCCCTTTGGTGGGAAGGGGCGGAGCATGGGATTGACTTGGCTACACTCACTTGTGTTCGATTCAAGGTGATATTCTATGAGAAATACTTCACTGCTGACATCCGAGGATGCTTGATGAGAGAGTTCATGAGTCTCCGCCAGGGGGACACATCTGTGGCCGagtttgtgaggaagtttgatAGGCGTTGTTATTTTGTGCCCCTCATTGCTAGAGATGCTGCGGAGAAACTTAGGCACTTTCTGGATGGTCTACGACCTACTATACAATGTGATGTGATGATGATGCGATCCACGGACTACGTCACTGCCACTACATATGCATGTCAAGCCGAGCAAGCTTTGAAAGATATGCAGCAAAATAGGCAGCAACACCAGCCGCATTCCCAGCCGAATAAGAAGCCATATATGGGACCTCCTAGACTTCAAG GAAGGATATTCATACTAGAtgtagctacctatgcattgctagattctGGAGCTACACACTCATTCATATCCGAGACATTCTTCAAGCGACTAAATATTGTACCCGAGGATATGGGATTGGGAttcaaagtttctattcctACCGGAGATCAAATGATCACGTCGAGCATTATAAATAATATGGAGCTTCGTTTACAAAAATATGTGATTCAGGCAGATCTCATCGTACTCCCTATGCCTGAATTTGGCatcatacttggcatggattggctatcattGAATGGAGCTTCTATAGATTTTTGA